The following are encoded together in the Ezakiella massiliensis genome:
- a CDS encoding HD domain-containing protein codes for MKKIEFVTTIEKMKTIERRTKIIGLDRRENDAEHSFSIATMGIIFQDYAGDVDIDKCIKMLLVHDLVEIDAGDTFAYDTEGYKDKAERERKAAERIYGILPGELGEDLKKLWIEFDECKTPEAKYANAMDRLQPVINNIYNDGGTWLEYKVSWESFLKRMEPIKDFNDEIYNYVLENARKYFK; via the coding sequence AATAGAATTCGTAACAACTATAGAAAAAATGAAAACAATAGAAAGAAGAACAAAAATAATTGGACTAGATAGAAGAGAAAACGATGCTGAACACAGTTTTTCTATTGCAACTATGGGCATTATTTTCCAAGACTACGCAGGAGATGTAGATATAGATAAGTGCATTAAGATGCTCTTGGTCCATGACCTAGTTGAAATTGATGCCGGCGATACTTTTGCTTACGATACAGAAGGCTATAAAGATAAGGCCGAGCGTGAGCGAAAAGCTGCCGAGAGAATTTATGGAATTTTGCCTGGAGAATTGGGCGAAGATTTAAAAAAACTTTGGATCGAATTTGACGAATGCAAAACTCCTGAAGCAAAATACGCCAACGCCATGGATAGATTACAACCGGTTATCAATAACATATATAACGATGGTGGAACTTGGCTGGAATATAAAGTCAGCTGGGAAAGTTTTTTAAAACGCATGGAACCGATCAAAGACTTTAATGATGAAATTTATAATTATGTTTTAGAAAACGCAAGAAAATATTTTAAATAA